Below is a window of Undibacterium sp. YM2 DNA.
ATAAAGTGAGTTCAAGAAATGCTGGATTGACACCTTTGCCGCAAGTATATTCATAGCCAATTTCATTATTGAGGAGAATTAAGATTTGATAATAATCAAAGAAATCTCTCATTGACTGTTAACACGCCCTCGTTTCCGTATATTGATCTCTGGTGATATCCAGTTCCAAAGCTTGAAATTTCGTGGAGTGATCATGGGCAAAAGAATTCGGGAAATCCTTAGGCAAATCACCGCCCTTGAAGGAGAGTTGAAATCGGCTCTGGACGAGAAAGAGTCAGAGCTTCTATACCATTTCAATGGTAAACGAGTTAAGTTTACCGGCTCCATTCGCGCCGCACATCGCAAGCTGAAGTTGAATGTCTTCCGTTGGATAGTGGTTGACCGGCCTCAGAATTTTCTAACCGGACCGCTGATTTATGGGCTTATATTCCCTATTGTCTTCCTTGACATGTATGTCAGCCTGTATCAATTAATATGCTTTCCTATATATAAAATTGAGAAGGTGCGACGCGCAGACTACATCAGCTTCGACAGACAGCATTTGCAATACCTGAATTTCTTTGAGCGGTTTCACTGCGTTTACTGCAGTTACGCTAATGGTCTACTCGCCTATGTCAGCGAAATCGCAGCCAGGACGGAGCAATATTTCTGTCCCATCAAGCATGCGCAAAAATTACTTGGTTCCCATGCGCGTTATGCACGTTTCCTGGCATATGGGGATGCTGCTGACTACCATGCCAAATTGGAAGAGTACCGAATTGCGCTTCAAAATGAGAAATCAGTATAGACACCAGGTATAGATTCTCAGGTGAACTGTATTTAGTTTGCGGTTAATGTACAAAAAGACACAGATGAACAAGTTCAAGGATTGACCCTGGCTGGTATTGTTATTACTATGCTATGAAAGCCTCAACTCCCTGATTGAATAACTGCATGTCAATTTTTTAGAAAGCCGGAAATGGCAGCAGATTCTGAAACAATCAGACAATTAAAACTCGCTGAGACTTTTTTCAAACACAGCGTCAGTTGTCTGGTCATTCTGGATCGCGAATATAACTTTGTTCGTGTCAATCAAGCCTATGCCGATGCGTGTCGGCGCGATATAGCAGAATTTGAAGGACGTAATCATTTCGAACTCTTCCCTTCGGATACACAACTGATTTTTGATGAGGTTGTGCGTACCAAGCGTCCTTTCATCACTTTCACTCGCGCCTTTGAATTTATTGATCAACCTGAGCGCGGAACTACCTATTGGGACTGGACTCTGGTACCGGTGTTGGATGCCAGAGATGAAATTGAATATCTGGTATTTTCCCTGGTTGAAGTGACGGAGCGCAAACGTGCTGAAGAGGCATTGAGAATTGCGTCACTCGTATATCAGCATAGTTCTGATGCAATGATGGTGACGGACGCAACGAATAAAATTCTTGCAATCAATGAGGCATTTACGCAGCTCACTGGTTATGAGCTTTCTGAAGTGCAAGGTAAAAATCCCAATGTCCTTAAATCAGGACGTCAGTCAGCTGAGTTTTACCAGGCAATGTGGCGAGCACTGGACACTTCCGGTCACTGGAATGGGGAGTTGTGGGACAAAGACAAGAATGGTGCAGCGATCGCATTGCGGTTGGTGATCAATACTGTATATGACGATTCAGGAAATATTGCACAAAGGGTTGCGCTTCTTTCCGATATAACGGAGAGAAAAAAGCAGGACGACGTCATCTGGAAGCAGGCCAATATAGATTCGTTGACGGGATTACCGAATCGCCACATGTTTATCAGCCAGCTGCGCAAGCAGTTATCGATTGCAAAAGAGTCTGGCAAATCGTTGGCACTATTGTTGATAGACCTGGATCAGTTCAAGGAAATCAACGATGCACTTGGGCACGACAAAGGGGACATACTTCTCGTCGAAGTTGCTAGTCGCATTGCAGAGTGCGTGGATGAGTCGGCGACGATAGCCAGGTTGGGTGGCGATGAATTTACCGTGATTTTGCCTGACTGTCAGGACGAGATTCAAATTACTGCAGTTGCCGAAACGATCATTGCCAGACTGGTGCAGGTATTTCAATTAGGAGTGGAAAGAGCCTACATTTCTGCCAGCATAGGCATCGCACAATTTCCCGACGATGGTCTCGATGTGGAAAATTTGCTTAGGCACGCTGACCAGGCGATGTATGCGGCAAAGAATGCCGGGCGCAACCGCTATTGCCTGTTTACAGACACATTGCAAGAAGCCGCTCAGTCGCGCATGAGTTTGAGCAATGATTTGCGTGACGCACTCAAGGCAGGTGAATTTCTTGTGTATTATCAACCCATTGTTGAATTGGCCAGTGGCAAGATACTCAAGGCCGAAGCATTGATACGCTGGCAGCATCCAGTGCGAGGTATGGTGAGTCCAGTGGATTTTATTCCTCTGGCTGAAGGCAGCGGATTGATCGTGGAGATTGGTGAATGGGTGTTCAAGCAAGCGGCTGAACAGGTAAGACGATTGCGATCAATGAAACTTCCCGATTTCAAAATCAGTGTCAATGTGTCGCCTGTTCAATTCCGCCATGACCGCGACTTTACTGAGACATGGCTGGAACATCTGGCGGCTTCAGGATTACCGGCAAACAGCATAGTCATAGAAATTACCGAAGGATTATTGCTCGATGCGACAGAAGGTGTAGCTGAAAAATTGTTGCGTTTTCGCGATGCTGGAGCACACGTTGCCCTGGACGATTTTGGCACTGGCTATTCTTCTCTGGCATATTTGAAGAAATTCGATATTGACTATATCAAGATAGACAGGGTTTTTGTTCGGAATATAGATGTGGACGCCAATGACCTGGCCTTATGTGAAGCAATCATCATGATGGCGCACAAGCTAGGCCTGGCGGTGATTGCCGAGGGGGTAGAGAGCACGGCTCAAAGGGACTTACTGCTGGCCGCAGGTTGTGATTTTGCCCAGGGCTACCTGTATTCTCCGCCCGTTCCAGCGCAACAATTTGAAAAGCTGATGTTCTGAAAGCAAAAGCCTTCATCTGGCGGCTTTAATTAGTTCCCATATATTTCCCACCACGGACATCTTCATTTTTTTTACTTTCGGGACTTTAGCTTTTTGTAGATCGCCATTCAGTCATCGCTAAAAAGTCAATTCATCGTGGACATTATCTTGAACTTTAATCGTCGATTGAAATGTTCTTCCCTGGGCGAAGAGGCAATGCCAGAATATTCAAAAGAGACGAACCAGACAGCAAATTATTTGCACTCGCAGCAAATTTGGATATACTCATAACTCTCCTCTTGGCGCTGCTGCTAGAGGTACACATGCCCCCGAAATGCCGGAGGCGCACCTGTACTTCAAATTTTGGTAGCAGTCATGACTTCTATTTCTCGCTTAAAAATTGCCCTGCAAAGACAGGGCATACACGTTGAACATGCCAATGGCATTTTTCAACTTCATCATGAACATGCGCAGGCCACGGTCTTATTGCCTGATAGTCTTCCTCTGGAAGAAAAGGCAGTAAAACAGTTAATGGCGTTTGCCGCAGTCAAATCAGCGGACGGGCATCATGCGGTGTGCAAGGCTTGTGCAACGCCAGACTTTCATCCTGGCAGTATTGCGCCGGTAGGTTCCATCGTTGCCACCGATGCTGGCTTTGTGATTCCCGCAGCGATAGGTACCGACATCAATTGCGGCATGCGCTTGTTGACTACAGGCTTTAATTTGTCCAAGGTCAGCCAGCACAAGCCTGCATTGCTAAGGCAGTTGCAACGCGTCTTGCTGGAAAATGGCAGGGATGTGCCTGCCCATGCCCAAGCCTTTGCCGCACTCTGCGATGCGGGTCCATCTGCTTTCCTGGACAGCTTGCCGGACAAGGGTATCTGGGCAGTGGCAGACCGCGACCGCCTGCAACAAGAACTTGCTGCCTGCATAGGCTTGCAGGAATTTGCTGGTGCCAGCCGGTATGCGCCGGAAGCCTGGTTTAACCGCGACGGTATTCTGCGCGACCCCAGCCTGGGGACGCCGGGCGGTGGCAATCACTTTGTTGAATTGCAGATTGTCGATGCCGTTTTTGACCGCCACTTGGCTTACCGTGCAGGCCTGGCCAAGGACGATATCGTCGTCATGATACATAGCGGCTCACGCGATGTGGGCTTCTATGTCGGCCAGCGCTGGATGGACAGGGCCAGGGCAGAATGGCCAGCTGGTCTCAAGCATCCAGACACTGCCCTGTATGGACTCAGCGGAGTGCTGGCTGAGGAATACCTGCAAGCCATGGGCGTGGCAGCCCGCTATGCCTGGGCCAACCGCATGGTATTGGCAGAGCTGGTCAGGCAGCAATTGCAAGCCGTGCTGGGAGATGCCAGATCGTCCCTGATCGTGGATGTTCCACACAATGTCATCTTGCGTGAGCATGGCATGAATATCCACAGGAAGGGTGCTACCCCGGCAAGGGACGGTGACCTGGCCCTGATACCCGGTTCCATGGGCGATGCCAGTTACCTGGTAGAAGGGCTGGGCAATCCCGACTGGTTATGGTCTTGCAGTCATGGTGCAGGCCGCCGTGTGCGCAGGCAGGATGTGCGACGCCTGCGTCATGACAATGCCGATGCCAGTTGGCAATGTGTGACCTTGCGCGAAGAACGCAAGGTGGAAGAAGCGCCGCAAGCCTATAAACCCATAGGCCCGGTGATAGAAGCGCAAGAAACCGCTGGCCTGATCAAGGCCGCAGTCAGGCTGAAACCCTGGGTGACATTCAAGGCGTAAATAGCATGCGCGTAAAAAATCCCCGCGCAATATGAATTGGGCGGGGATTTTTTTATGCAGCGAACAGCTTAGTGGATACCGTGCATTTTTCTTGCCATCCACTTATTCAGCAGCATCAGGATACCGCCAGCAGCGATAGGAATGATCGTGAATATCAGGAAGAATACCGACAATGAATATTCTTTTGAGATTTCATCGATATAACTGCCGCTGAAGCCAGCCAGTTTATTCGCAATCGCTGTGTTCAGGAACCACACGCCAAACATCAGGCCCAGCAAACGTGGTGGTGCCAGCTTACTGATATACGACAGGCCAACCGGGGAAATGCACAACTCGCCCATGGTATGGAAGAAGTAAGCAGCGATCAGGAAAATCATGCTGACGCCCGCTGTCTTTGCACCGGCAGGGATGCTGGCAGAACCATAAGACAGCGCAGCAAAACCCAGGCCCAGCAAGATCAGGCCAACGCCGAATTTGATAGGGCCGCTAGGGTTCCAGTGTTTTTCCCACATCTTGGAAAACATTGGTGCGAGGATCACCAGGAAGAAAGAGTTCAATACGCCGAACCAGGTAGCCGGCACGCTGGATTGGTCAAGTGAGAATTCACGTCGCAACATCCAGATCACCAATGCCCAGATCAGGCCTATGCAAAGTACCAGCAAGGCATTCGACAACAGATAGCGTTTTGCCGTACCCGCAAATAACTTGATCAGCAACCAGGACAAGATCATGGTAGGGATGATGGTCATCAGGCTGTTGACGATCTTGAATGCCATTCCACTGGTGCCAACCAGAGTACGGTCAGTATAGTCAGCTGCAAAAATCGTCATCGATCCACCAGCCTGCTCGAAAGCGAACCAGAAGAAAATCGTGAAGAAAGAAAATACGCAAATCGCCAACAGACGGTCGGCTACGATATGTGGTTCTGCTTCTTCAACTGCGACGACTTCGGTCGTTTGCTGGGATTTTGCCAGGCCGATATCACCAAAGATACCCTGGCCAAAATAGAACTGGATTGCACCCAAAATCATGAAGGCACCCGCCAGACCAAAGCCCATGGGCCAGGAGATATTTTCGCCGATATAACCGCATAGCAGGATGCCGAAGAAAGCGCCAGAGTTAACGCCCATGTAGAACAGGGTGTAA
It encodes the following:
- a CDS encoding peptide MFS transporter — encoded protein: MNQIQTPGAHTILGHPDSLFVLFFTEMWERFSYYGMRALIVLFLVTTAEKGGWGWSRADATALYGWYTGLVYLTPILGGYIADKILGSRRSVVIGGFIIAAGHACLLFDTPATFYTGLGLVVLGTGLFKPNISAIVGQLYTKDNEGGRDGGYTLFYMGVNSGAFFGILLCGYIGENISWPMGFGLAGAFMILGAIQFYFGQGIFGDIGLAKSQQTTEVVAVEEAEPHIVADRLLAICVFSFFTIFFWFAFEQAGGSMTIFAADYTDRTLVGTSGMAFKIVNSLMTIIPTMILSWLLIKLFAGTAKRYLLSNALLVLCIGLIWALVIWMLRREFSLDQSSVPATWFGVLNSFFLVILAPMFSKMWEKHWNPSGPIKFGVGLILLGLGFAALSYGSASIPAGAKTAGVSMIFLIAAYFFHTMGELCISPVGLSYISKLAPPRLLGLMFGVWFLNTAIANKLAGFSGSYIDEISKEYSLSVFFLIFTIIPIAAGGILMLLNKWMARKMHGIH
- a CDS encoding bifunctional diguanylate cyclase/phosphodiesterase, producing the protein MAADSETIRQLKLAETFFKHSVSCLVILDREYNFVRVNQAYADACRRDIAEFEGRNHFELFPSDTQLIFDEVVRTKRPFITFTRAFEFIDQPERGTTYWDWTLVPVLDARDEIEYLVFSLVEVTERKRAEEALRIASLVYQHSSDAMMVTDATNKILAINEAFTQLTGYELSEVQGKNPNVLKSGRQSAEFYQAMWRALDTSGHWNGELWDKDKNGAAIALRLVINTVYDDSGNIAQRVALLSDITERKKQDDVIWKQANIDSLTGLPNRHMFISQLRKQLSIAKESGKSLALLLIDLDQFKEINDALGHDKGDILLVEVASRIAECVDESATIARLGGDEFTVILPDCQDEIQITAVAETIIARLVQVFQLGVERAYISASIGIAQFPDDGLDVENLLRHADQAMYAAKNAGRNRYCLFTDTLQEAAQSRMSLSNDLRDALKAGEFLVYYQPIVELASGKILKAEALIRWQHPVRGMVSPVDFIPLAEGSGLIVEIGEWVFKQAAEQVRRLRSMKLPDFKISVNVSPVQFRHDRDFTETWLEHLAASGLPANSIVIEITEGLLLDATEGVAEKLLRFRDAGAHVALDDFGTGYSSLAYLKKFDIDYIKIDRVFVRNIDVDANDLALCEAIIMMAHKLGLAVIAEGVESTAQRDLLLAAGCDFAQGYLYSPPVPAQQFEKLMF
- a CDS encoding RtcB family protein, encoding MTSISRLKIALQRQGIHVEHANGIFQLHHEHAQATVLLPDSLPLEEKAVKQLMAFAAVKSADGHHAVCKACATPDFHPGSIAPVGSIVATDAGFVIPAAIGTDINCGMRLLTTGFNLSKVSQHKPALLRQLQRVLLENGRDVPAHAQAFAALCDAGPSAFLDSLPDKGIWAVADRDRLQQELAACIGLQEFAGASRYAPEAWFNRDGILRDPSLGTPGGGNHFVELQIVDAVFDRHLAYRAGLAKDDIVVMIHSGSRDVGFYVGQRWMDRARAEWPAGLKHPDTALYGLSGVLAEEYLQAMGVAARYAWANRMVLAELVRQQLQAVLGDARSSLIVDVPHNVILREHGMNIHRKGATPARDGDLALIPGSMGDASYLVEGLGNPDWLWSCSHGAGRRVRRQDVRRLRHDNADASWQCVTLREERKVEEAPQAYKPIGPVIEAQETAGLIKAAVRLKPWVTFKA